AGGGCTATTTTGGTAACGTCTCGGAGAAGCACGAATTCATTGGTAAGAATTTTGTAATGTGGGAAGTTCTACCGCTTCAATTACTGCAGAGAAAGTCCAACATGTGGTTGGGAGATGATCCTTTCAACTATTCACTTCCTGTTTTCTTGGCTCAGATTTCCATCACAGCTCTGGTAACATCAACCATGGAATTCCTATTGAAACCCATTGGTGTGACTTCTTTCGTTGCTCAGATGATCGTAAGTAAGCGTCTTTTCTCCCTTTAATTTAATTACCTCCTTTGTTGCATGCAGTTTTCTGATAATGGTTTTATTAGCATTCTGTTGATCGATGCATGCATTGTGTTGAACAGGGAGCTATAATCACGGGTCCTTCAGGTGTGGGGCGATCTTGGTTAATGGCTAACAAGATATTCACATATTCATCTTTGTATGTATTGGAAACAGTTCAGTACTTCGGTTCCATGTTTTTTCTGTTTCTTATAGGAGTAAAATCAGATATGGGTATGGTAAAGAGATCAGGAAAAATGGCATGGGTGGTAGGATTCCTTAGCTTCTTGCTACCTGTGATTCTCTCCTCGGCAGTGGCTTTCATTACTGTAAGCAGAAATCATACATTTTTTCCCACGGATGCAGCCATGGGTTTTTATGCTATTGCAGGATTAACATCCGTGAGTTCTCCTCACGTCATCAATGCCTTCTTGTCTGATCTAAAGCTCCTAAATTCCGAACTTGGCCGAATAGCTGTATCAGCATCCATGGTCAGTGGATGCTGCAGCTTACTTTCCGTCTTCTTAGTTTTAACAATTGTACAAAGCAGCAGAGCGACGGTTGCATACAGCTTCTGGTGGACAATTCTCAGTTGTTTACTAATCATCCTAGTTATTCTCTATGTTATACGACCCATAATGTACTGGATAAACAAACGCACAGCAGATAACATGGTAGTCAAGGAAGGATACCTAATCTTCATATTTCTTACGGTTTTGGTTTCTTCATTGCTCGGTGAGATTGTTGGGCAGCATTATTTGGTAGGTCCATTGCTTCTGGGTTTGGTCGTTCCACCTGGACCGCCATTAGGAGCCGCAATAGAAAATAAACTCGAGTGTTTCGTCACCGGTATACTTGTGCCAGTAATTGTGATTGCTAGAGCATGTGTTTTCCAGGTATACGATATAAGAATGTCAACTTTCTGGGGAGTTCAGCTAATATCCTTGTTCAGCTTTTTTGGGAAGTTGTTAGGAACTTTAATCCCTGCTTTCTATTCCGGAATGCCTTACCAAGATGCTATCATTCTAGGACTCATCATGAATGTCCAAGGTGTGCTAGACATTCAGATATGGGTGCGATCAATAAGTCTACAACTCATCAGCAGGGAACTTTACGGATGTCTCGTGTTAACTATGGTGATTTTTACTGGAGCAATCTCAATCATAGTGAAATTTTTCTACGATCCCTCGAGCAAATACGCATCTTACAGAAGAAAAACCATCCAGCACTCTAAACCCAACGCGGAGCTTCGTATACTAGCTTGTGTCTACCACGAAGAGAATGTCCCGAGCATTGTCAAACTCCTTGAAGCTTCCAATGCAACAACATACAGTCCTATCTGCGTCTATGCCCTTCACCTGGTTCAACTTCAAGGTCGTGCAACACCTTTACTTATCGCTCACAAAACAAGGCCTAGAACCGAGAACTCGGATATGGACCCGACAACAAGAATCATTATGAATTCCTTTTCATTATATGCACATCACAACAGAGGAATAGTTTCATTGAATTCTTTCACGGCCATCTCACCTTATAATATAATGCATGAAGATGTTTGCTCACTTGGTTTCGATAAAAGAACCTCCCTGATAATTATACcctttcaccaccaacacccagCTATTCTTTCTAAGTCTGTGTCCTCATCAGCGATCCGAAGAGTAAACATGAACATTCTCAAAAAGGCACCTTGTTCTGTAGGAATCCTAATTGACAAAGGTGAAACCAGACCCTCTACTCTTGGTGGTATGAGTAACAGCAGCTCTCCAGTATCAAAGGTTTTGGTTATATTCTTGAGCGGTCCAGATGATCGTGAGGCATTGGCTTATGGTGCTCGAATTGGAGATGATGTTAACGTAAACTTGACAGTTATTAGATTCATGCAATCTGATGATAGGATGCAGCAGCaaagaacaaaagagaagaagCTGGATGATGATGCAATATATGCGTTTAGGCATCAAACTGCAGGTTTCAAGAATGTGGAGTACATCGAAGAAGCGGTGAAAGATGGTGTAGATCTTATTTCGAGTATTAAAGAAATGGAAAGGTCGTTCGAGCTTGTGATTGTTGGACGAGATCATGGGCAAGAATCATTAAAACTATTCGCTGCTTTTAGTGAATGGAATGAGTTCCCGGAATTAGGGATTATAGGTGATATGCTTGTTTCTTCTGACTCTAAAGCGTCTGGGTGTATATTGGTCATGCAACAACGTCcaccaaaagaagaagaaagaatacaAAAAATTAAGTCCCTCAAATAAACAATCTATTTATTTGATAGGTAAGCATCACCTTCGGCTTATAATGAGCTGTTTTGGGTACAGACAGTGTGAATCTTCAAATGCATTCCATTAATCCAAagagaaaatgggtcatttggccAAGTATCTATAAAACATGTTCCTAATTGACATGTAAATATTAGGCATGCgtaaaatggacaccaaaaattcAAGATAATTGTGTCTCTTATTTAtaagtatttttcttttttttttatcctttCTCTCCAATTTAAATCACAAAAAAATTCATAACTTCCAAAATATATATtcgattttaataaaatttatatatttgaaaaagtTTTTTGATGATCTCCAAAATACGTCCCATTGTTGATAGTATATtcggaaaaaaaattgaaaaaaatactaggatgaaactggttgcatcctggcttaaactaagaaaaatatatattgtCCCAAAAATAGCTatgatgaaactggttgcatccATGCTTAAGATAAAATAGGAAAAAATATTCGAAAAATAACTATGATGATTCTGGTTTCATCCTGTcctaaactaaaaaataaaaagcaTTCAAAAACTatcgaggatgaaactggatgcatcccgaCTTTaaataacaagaaaaaaatttattCAAAAAGTAGCTAAGATGAAACTGGT
This is a stretch of genomic DNA from Papaver somniferum cultivar HN1 chromosome 1, ASM357369v1, whole genome shotgun sequence. It encodes these proteins:
- the LOC113320515 gene encoding cation/H(+) antiporter 15-like isoform X1, which translates into the protein MDFRGILAESPLDVPTVIKNCQGYFGNVSEKHEFIGKNFVMWEVLPLQLLQRKSNMWLGDDPFNYSLPVFLAQISITALVTSTMEFLLKPIGVTSFVAQMIGAIITGPSGVGRSWLMANKIFTYSSLYVLETVQYFGSMFFLFLIGVKSDMGMVKRSGKMAWVVGFLSFLLPVILSSAVAFITVSRNHTFFPTDAAMGFYAIAGLTSVSSPHVINAFLSDLKLLNSELGRIAVSASMVSGCCSLLSVFLVLTIVQSSRATVAYSFWWTILSCLLIILVILYVIRPIMYWINKRTADNMVVKEGYLIFIFLTVLVSSLLGEIVGQHYLVGPLLLGLVVPPGPPLGAAIENKLECFVTGILVPVIVIARACVFQVYDIRMSTFWGVQLISLFSFFGKLLGTLIPAFYSGMPYQDAIILGLIMNVQGVLDIQIWVRSISLQLISRELYGCLVLTMVIFTGAISIIVKFFYDPSSKYASYRRKTIQHSKPNAELRILACVYHEENVPSIVKLLEASNATTYSPICVYALHLVQLQGRATPLLIAHKTRPRTENSDMDPTTRIIMNSFSLYAHHNRGIVSLNSFTAISPYNIMHEDVCSLGFDKRTSLIIIPFHHQHPAILSKSVSSSAIRRVNMNILKKAPCSVGILIDKGETRPSTLGGMSNSSSPVSKVLVIFLSGPDDREALAYGARIGDDVNVNLTVIRFMQSDDRMQQQRTKEKKLDDDAIYAFRHQTAGFKNVEYIEEAVKDGVDLISSIKEMERSFELVIVGRDHGQESLKLFAAFSEWNEFPELGIIGDMLVSSDSKASGCILVMQQRPPKEEERIQKIKSLK
- the LOC113320515 gene encoding cation/H(+) antiporter 15-like isoform X2; the encoded protein is MANKIFTYSSLYVLETVQYFGSMFFLFLIGVKSDMGMVKRSGKMAWVVGFLSFLLPVILSSAVAFITVSRNHTFFPTDAAMGFYAIAGLTSVSSPHVINAFLSDLKLLNSELGRIAVSASMVSGCCSLLSVFLVLTIVQSSRATVAYSFWWTILSCLLIILVILYVIRPIMYWINKRTADNMVVKEGYLIFIFLTVLVSSLLGEIVGQHYLVGPLLLGLVVPPGPPLGAAIENKLECFVTGILVPVIVIARACVFQVYDIRMSTFWGVQLISLFSFFGKLLGTLIPAFYSGMPYQDAIILGLIMNVQGVLDIQIWVRSISLQLISRELYGCLVLTMVIFTGAISIIVKFFYDPSSKYASYRRKTIQHSKPNAELRILACVYHEENVPSIVKLLEASNATTYSPICVYALHLVQLQGRATPLLIAHKTRPRTENSDMDPTTRIIMNSFSLYAHHNRGIVSLNSFTAISPYNIMHEDVCSLGFDKRTSLIIIPFHHQHPAILSKSVSSSAIRRVNMNILKKAPCSVGILIDKGETRPSTLGGMSNSSSPVSKVLVIFLSGPDDREALAYGARIGDDVNVNLTVIRFMQSDDRMQQQRTKEKKLDDDAIYAFRHQTAGFKNVEYIEEAVKDGVDLISSIKEMERSFELVIVGRDHGQESLKLFAAFSEWNEFPELGIIGDMLVSSDSKASGCILVMQQRPPKEEERIQKIKSLK